Proteins from a single region of Leptospira brenneri:
- a CDS encoding PAS domain S-box protein, with protein sequence MNPITLIAGNRELCELVLENGLHGFLVWDTAIGIVYPSPVASKSMGMTEDQSFPAECILTQSGDPLESALGKKGSTFGRICFDPSNSAGFPFRMYLKDFNESGKSYVIIVLDSSVGLQKNTSPYVLQSTELARDLFSSSFLSSSIGMEIENPHGEVIEANPIFCQWLGYSAEELKTKSISEITHPEDLKLELSFLEKLNRGNIQSFQIKKRYTSKDGSMIWAVLNKSIIRDHLGNPVYYLSQILDISESLQAEMELQNLSRLLDQVAGLAKIGGWDLDIKTNKASWTNVTKRIHEVGDDFIPSVEGGIQFYQVEESRKKISDAVTLLLEEGKEYDLELEMVTAKGNQTWVRTIGRAEYEDGKIVKIYGIIQDINERKKWEMALAAQTAILWSFVEHAPAAVAMLDQEMRYVALSQRWIEDYRIHLSKEEILGKSHYEIFPNIGQEWKDIHSRGLRGEVLKRDEDVWRPPGWEKDQVLQWEIRPWKQLGGGIGGILMFTRDITEAYETKLELKVAKEFAEKAYSAKSEFLANMSHEIRTPLNGIIGYSDLLAETLENSSYSEYAQIVKQSAHALLNIVNDILDFSKAEAGKLQLAEESNDLKKMVLEAIKIMNIQAIIKGLDIHFHIDESIPSLLMFDSNRLRQVILNLIGNAIKFTESGSVECQVTRLDSLEINKVNLRISIKDTGIGIAKESQEKIFDSFTQEDFSTTRKFGGTGLGLAICKQLLTLMKSHLQLKSKLNEGSEFYFDIHLRIPEFDPGLKPLESESKVSEVALKNRSKSGEAFKILIVEDNSVNLGLMKNFIKRILPEAKILEAQNGEEAIQVFQEELPSLILMDIQMPVMNGYDATKAIRKLGNGEKLPIIAVTAGIIAGEKEKCFEAGMDDYISKPVQKENLKQALFKWLEF encoded by the coding sequence ATGAATCCAATTACATTGATCGCAGGCAATCGAGAGTTATGTGAGTTGGTATTGGAAAATGGCCTTCATGGTTTTCTAGTATGGGATACCGCAATCGGTATCGTGTATCCAAGTCCTGTCGCGTCCAAATCGATGGGAATGACGGAGGATCAATCTTTTCCGGCCGAATGTATTCTTACTCAATCAGGGGATCCTTTAGAATCTGCACTAGGTAAGAAGGGGTCGACTTTTGGCCGTATTTGTTTTGATCCAAGTAATAGTGCCGGATTTCCATTTCGTATGTACTTAAAAGATTTTAATGAATCTGGAAAAAGTTATGTAATCATTGTCCTCGACTCCAGTGTGGGGTTACAAAAAAATACAAGTCCTTATGTATTACAATCTACTGAATTAGCTAGAGATTTATTTTCTTCCTCTTTTCTTAGTTCCAGCATTGGAATGGAAATTGAAAATCCACATGGGGAAGTGATTGAAGCCAATCCAATTTTTTGTCAATGGTTGGGATATTCTGCGGAGGAGTTAAAAACTAAATCCATTTCCGAGATCACTCATCCAGAAGATTTAAAGTTAGAACTTTCTTTTTTAGAAAAACTAAATAGGGGTAACATCCAGAGTTTTCAAATTAAAAAACGTTATACTTCAAAAGATGGCAGTATGATTTGGGCGGTGTTAAACAAGTCCATCATTCGAGACCATTTAGGGAATCCTGTTTATTATCTATCCCAAATTTTAGATATCTCTGAGTCTTTACAAGCAGAGATGGAATTACAAAATCTATCTCGACTCCTCGACCAAGTGGCAGGCCTTGCAAAAATCGGTGGTTGGGATTTGGATATCAAAACTAATAAAGCCAGTTGGACAAATGTTACGAAAAGAATTCACGAAGTTGGAGATGATTTTATTCCCAGTGTAGAAGGTGGGATTCAGTTTTATCAAGTTGAAGAAAGTCGGAAGAAAATTTCGGATGCGGTAACCCTTCTTTTGGAAGAAGGGAAAGAATACGATTTAGAATTAGAAATGGTGACTGCCAAGGGGAACCAAACTTGGGTTCGGACTATCGGACGTGCGGAATATGAGGATGGAAAAATTGTAAAGATCTACGGAATCATCCAGGACATCAATGAACGAAAAAAATGGGAGATGGCGCTTGCCGCACAAACTGCCATTTTATGGTCTTTTGTGGAACATGCACCGGCCGCGGTTGCTATGTTAGACCAAGAAATGCGTTATGTAGCGCTTAGCCAACGATGGATTGAAGACTATCGGATTCATCTATCTAAAGAAGAAATCCTCGGAAAAAGCCATTATGAAATTTTTCCCAATATTGGCCAGGAATGGAAAGATATTCATTCTCGTGGTTTACGCGGTGAAGTTTTAAAAAGAGATGAGGATGTGTGGCGACCACCAGGTTGGGAAAAGGATCAAGTTTTACAGTGGGAAATTCGTCCGTGGAAGCAGTTAGGTGGTGGAATCGGCGGAATACTTATGTTTACCCGTGACATCACAGAAGCTTATGAAACAAAATTAGAATTAAAAGTCGCCAAAGAATTCGCGGAAAAAGCATACAGTGCGAAATCAGAATTTTTGGCCAATATGAGTCATGAAATTAGAACCCCACTAAATGGAATCATCGGTTATTCCGATCTACTTGCGGAAACACTAGAAAATTCTTCTTACAGTGAATATGCTCAAATTGTGAAACAATCTGCACATGCACTTCTTAATATTGTAAATGATATTTTAGATTTTTCCAAAGCAGAAGCCGGAAAATTACAATTAGCAGAAGAATCAAACGATCTAAAAAAAATGGTTTTGGAGGCGATTAAAATTATGAATATCCAAGCCATAATCAAGGGTTTAGACATTCATTTTCATATCGATGAAAGTATTCCTTCTTTACTGATGTTTGATTCCAATCGATTGCGGCAAGTTATATTGAACTTAATTGGAAATGCGATTAAATTCACTGAATCTGGTTCTGTAGAGTGTCAAGTAACACGTTTAGATTCTTTAGAGATAAATAAAGTGAATCTAAGAATTTCTATAAAAGATACTGGGATTGGAATCGCAAAAGAAAGCCAGGAAAAGATTTTTGATTCTTTCACTCAGGAAGATTTTTCCACTACGAGAAAGTTCGGTGGAACTGGACTCGGTCTTGCCATTTGTAAACAACTCCTGACTCTGATGAAGTCCCACTTACAATTAAAAAGTAAATTAAACGAAGGTAGTGAATTCTATTTTGATATCCACTTGAGAATTCCTGAATTTGATCCTGGGCTCAAACCATTGGAATCTGAATCGAAAGTGTCAGAAGTTGCGTTGAAGAATCGTTCCAAGTCTGGGGAAGCATTTAAGATTTTAATTGTGGAAGATAACTCAGTCAATTTAGGGCTGATGAAAAATTTTATCAAACGAATCCTACCAGAAGCAAAGATATTGGAAGCTCAAAATGGGGAAGAGGCGATCCAGGTGTTTCAAGAAGAGTTACCTTCGCTCATCCTAATGGACATCCAAATGCCTGTAATGAATGGCTATGATGCCACAAAGGCAATTAGAAAACTTGGCAACGGAGAGAAACTACCCATCATCGCAGTGACCGCTGGGATCATTGCGGGAGAAAAAGAAAAATGTTTTGAAGCCGGAATGGATGATTATATCAGTAAACCAGTCCAAAAGGAAAACTTAAAACAGGCACTTTTTAAGTGGTTGGAGTTTTAA
- the argC gene encoding N-acetyl-gamma-glutamyl-phosphate reductase: protein MKQTKLAIIGAGGLTGKELTKLIAHHPGFELVHVTSNQVDGKHIREVFPDLSHLPDLKFHKHDAPVPKDAGIVLATPNEASLEKAPEFLKEGRKVIDLSGTFRLHNQTKFEKAYQFSHTEFGLMDQVVFGLPELFREKLKNANFVSNPGCYATSAILPIALLGNLRKEIQGPVIVDAKSGVSGAGGRTEEIKFAYTNVYENFRAYKILTHQHEPEMEEYGFVGTEEKEILFTPHLLPIYRGILATIYISFPKGIDPKQVEEKFQVAASKEPFVRLYSSPEEVEIRKIQNTNFLDLGFRIKGNTLVIVSALDNLMKGAAGQALQNLNLMYGYPETEGLVTL from the coding sequence ATGAAACAAACAAAATTGGCAATCATTGGTGCTGGTGGTCTTACCGGTAAAGAACTCACAAAACTCATTGCCCACCACCCAGGTTTTGAGTTAGTGCACGTCACATCCAACCAAGTCGATGGAAAACATATCCGTGAGGTTTTTCCTGATTTGAGTCATTTGCCAGATTTAAAGTTTCACAAACATGATGCTCCTGTCCCTAAGGATGCCGGAATTGTCCTTGCCACTCCGAATGAAGCCTCACTCGAAAAAGCCCCGGAATTTTTAAAAGAAGGTCGCAAGGTCATAGACCTTTCCGGAACCTTCAGGCTCCACAACCAAACTAAATTTGAAAAGGCATACCAATTTTCCCATACTGAGTTTGGACTCATGGACCAAGTGGTTTTTGGTTTGCCGGAACTCTTCCGAGAGAAATTAAAAAATGCCAACTTCGTTTCGAATCCTGGCTGTTATGCGACCTCTGCCATTCTCCCTATCGCCCTACTTGGAAATTTGAGAAAAGAAATCCAAGGTCCAGTCATTGTCGATGCAAAATCAGGTGTCAGCGGTGCCGGGGGAAGAACGGAAGAAATCAAATTTGCTTATACAAATGTATATGAAAACTTTAGAGCGTATAAAATCCTCACCCACCAACATGAACCAGAAATGGAAGAGTATGGATTTGTAGGAACAGAGGAAAAAGAAATTCTTTTCACACCGCACCTACTTCCGATTTATCGAGGAATCCTTGCGACCATTTATATTTCTTTTCCAAAAGGAATTGATCCCAAACAAGTAGAAGAAAAATTTCAAGTGGCAGCATCAAAAGAACCTTTTGTTAGATTGTATTCCTCTCCTGAAGAAGTAGAAATCAGAAAAATACAAAATACAAACTTTTTGGATCTGGGATTTCGAATCAAAGGAAACACTCTCGTCATTGTATCCGCACTTGATAACCTTATGAAAGGAGCGGCAGGACAGGCCTTACAGAATTTAAATTTAATGTATGGGTATCCTGAAACGGAAGGACTTGTTACCCTTTAA
- a CDS encoding YkvA family protein — protein MEENERLQFIKNNFWRKIKEVGKKIPFLKDVIAMYYCLLDENTSLTAKASIALALLYFISPLDAIPDIILGLGFTDDAGVIATTLLIIKSQLKPEHYTKANESLSEN, from the coding sequence ATGGAAGAAAACGAAAGACTCCAATTCATAAAAAACAACTTCTGGAGAAAAATCAAAGAAGTGGGAAAAAAAATCCCTTTTTTAAAAGATGTGATAGCGATGTATTACTGCCTGCTCGATGAAAATACTTCATTAACAGCCAAAGCATCGATTGCCTTGGCCTTGCTCTATTTTATTTCCCCATTGGACGCGATCCCAGATATCATTTTAGGTCTAGGATTTACTGATGATGCAGGAGTCATTGCCACTACTTTACTCATCATCAAATCCCAATTAAAACCAGAACACTATACAAAAGCAAACGAGTCCTTATCAGAAAACTAA
- a CDS encoding efflux RND transporter permease subunit, with protein MQNIAKFITDKTLIVQFILVLLVLIGFSRLVSMHREAFPNVALDKIVVEAPLPGATPEEIERLVAIPIEKKLRAVAKIDKIRSYNLENVSVIMIFIVEGTKNTKKVLDDVKDAVDSVRLPDNAQKPKVREITTEKQEVISLALSLKEESNDSISDYRKLRDAAKDFEDRFFQIKEIAEIEKIGYRNREFLVEVSPQALNAKEVGLNTVLNALGSRNINIPSGRLKVNGTEYLLRTRGDFEEAKDMLSVPMLGNEFGFATVLKDIAKVVDGFEEEKTYEKLNGKNSIILRVWKTDQADIITTADTVKTLVSSVEGNFPEVETKIYDDKSRDVRRQLGDLILNFETGLVLVLLSLIFILGMRLSIMISVAIIFIFLIAFIFLKQFGFTINTITIFGMVMVLGMMVDNSIVVAENTYRLMQEGVERRDAILQTFKDVLVPLLVSFLVISAAFFPLLFMSGVIGKFILGIPAVVLVTLASSLLFALVFLPNWLNKFLPKKLQSKTKKDESIEEKEGAFGYVISGYKRTMTFALKHRVFVLSIFTFIFFFTLFLAGRFLPFVMFPSGSEEDIEIKIWMPIGTTLEKNLNLIEKMEPVVTKMAGQDFVHLRSRIGIHENPITDPKPGLEVHRSHLTMKLVTAADRKEWEDARALVKKIREYIEENKVSGIFPKEMIYDVNAKIKGPPVGKPVSLEIRGADFDVIQEIADLYIKELKKMDGVSDIRIDLELGKEEYRFFVKDEIAGRTDVSARDIARSVRTAFNGEVASTISKGEDKINILVRFPEKERHSMASLNLVKVENRNRRLIPLNQVAYFGKDRDYSMINRQDLQRVVRLEASVDTDKITSLYVNRQLKNIVNVDKYAKDNYSVIFGGEQEDAGKSFRDLGISMLLAVAVIFGIFIVYFNSVGTTTVIIGSIPFGIVGVLFALMTHGMPLSFMSTLAIVALSGSIVANTLILITFIEELRMQGMSIEDAIINGGAIRLRPIFLTTISTVIGLVPSAYGIPTLDPFVQPLSLAFGWGLFFATGVTLVFVPVLYRIKEDFKHIFSKISFSRIFGSR; from the coding sequence ATGCAAAACATTGCAAAATTCATCACCGATAAAACCCTTATCGTTCAGTTCATTTTAGTCCTTCTCGTTTTGATTGGATTTTCCCGTTTGGTTTCCATGCACCGGGAAGCCTTCCCGAATGTGGCCCTCGATAAAATTGTCGTTGAAGCTCCGTTACCGGGTGCCACCCCTGAAGAAATTGAACGACTGGTTGCCATTCCCATCGAAAAAAAATTAAGAGCAGTCGCAAAGATTGATAAAATTCGAAGTTATAACTTAGAAAATGTCAGTGTCATCATGATCTTCATCGTAGAAGGGACTAAGAATACAAAGAAAGTATTGGATGATGTTAAGGATGCCGTAGATTCCGTTCGTCTTCCTGATAACGCACAAAAACCAAAGGTACGTGAAATCACAACAGAAAAACAAGAAGTGATTAGTCTTGCTCTTTCCTTAAAGGAAGAATCAAATGATTCAATTTCCGACTATCGGAAGTTACGTGATGCAGCCAAAGATTTTGAAGATCGTTTTTTTCAAATTAAAGAAATTGCGGAAATAGAAAAAATTGGATATCGGAATCGGGAGTTCCTTGTGGAGGTTAGTCCTCAAGCCTTAAACGCTAAGGAAGTTGGTTTAAACACAGTTTTGAATGCACTAGGTTCTCGAAATATCAATATACCTTCAGGTAGATTAAAAGTAAACGGAACGGAATACCTCCTTCGAACAAGAGGAGACTTTGAAGAAGCTAAGGATATGCTTTCTGTTCCAATGCTTGGAAACGAATTTGGTTTTGCTACAGTTCTCAAAGACATTGCAAAGGTTGTGGATGGGTTTGAAGAAGAAAAGACCTATGAAAAGTTAAACGGTAAAAATAGTATTATTTTACGAGTTTGGAAAACAGACCAAGCCGATATCATCACCACTGCAGATACTGTGAAAACCTTAGTGTCTTCGGTTGAGGGAAATTTTCCTGAGGTAGAAACAAAAATTTATGATGATAAAAGTAGGGACGTTCGTCGCCAACTAGGTGATTTGATCTTAAATTTTGAAACGGGTCTTGTTCTAGTTTTACTATCTCTAATCTTTATTTTGGGTATGAGATTAAGTATTATGATTAGCGTTGCGATCATTTTTATCTTTCTTATCGCTTTTATTTTCCTAAAACAATTTGGATTTACCATCAATACCATTACTATCTTTGGAATGGTAATGGTTCTTGGTATGATGGTAGATAACTCAATCGTTGTGGCAGAAAACACATACCGATTGATGCAGGAAGGAGTAGAGAGAAGAGATGCCATCTTACAAACTTTTAAAGATGTACTCGTTCCGCTTCTTGTATCCTTTCTTGTCATTTCTGCTGCATTTTTCCCTCTTTTGTTTATGAGTGGGGTGATTGGAAAGTTTATTTTAGGAATTCCAGCAGTGGTTCTAGTCACTCTAGCTAGTTCCCTTTTGTTTGCTCTGGTATTTTTACCAAACTGGTTAAATAAATTTTTACCAAAAAAATTACAAAGTAAGACAAAGAAAGATGAATCCATTGAGGAAAAAGAAGGTGCATTTGGTTATGTGATTTCTGGATACAAAAGAACTATGACTTTTGCTCTAAAACATAGGGTATTTGTTTTATCTATTTTTACTTTTATTTTCTTTTTCACCTTATTTCTTGCGGGAAGATTTTTGCCTTTCGTGATGTTCCCATCGGGAAGTGAAGAAGATATCGAAATTAAAATTTGGATGCCTATCGGGACCACTCTGGAAAAAAATCTAAACCTCATTGAGAAAATGGAGCCAGTAGTGACCAAGATGGCTGGTCAAGATTTTGTCCACCTAAGAAGTCGAATTGGAATTCATGAAAATCCCATTACGGATCCAAAACCCGGTTTAGAAGTTCATAGATCTCACCTAACAATGAAGCTGGTGACTGCGGCTGATAGAAAAGAATGGGAAGATGCAAGGGCACTTGTAAAGAAAATTCGCGAATACATTGAGGAAAATAAAGTATCGGGTATTTTTCCCAAAGAAATGATTTATGATGTAAATGCAAAGATCAAAGGACCACCTGTTGGGAAACCGGTGAGTTTGGAAATCCGAGGAGCTGACTTTGATGTCATCCAAGAAATTGCAGACTTATACATCAAAGAACTAAAAAAGATGGATGGAGTTTCTGACATCCGCATCGACTTAGAATTAGGAAAAGAAGAATATCGTTTTTTTGTAAAAGATGAAATTGCGGGTAGAACCGATGTAAGTGCCAGAGACATAGCACGATCTGTGCGTACTGCATTTAATGGTGAGGTTGCTTCTACAATCAGTAAAGGTGAAGACAAAATCAATATCCTCGTTCGTTTTCCTGAAAAGGAAAGGCATTCTATGGCGAGTCTGAATCTGGTGAAAGTCGAGAACAGAAACCGAAGACTCATTCCATTAAACCAAGTTGCCTATTTTGGCAAAGACCGCGATTATTCCATGATCAACCGTCAAGACTTACAACGAGTGGTGCGCTTAGAGGCATCTGTTGATACGGATAAAATCACATCTTTGTATGTGAATCGTCAGTTAAAAAATATAGTCAACGTGGATAAATATGCAAAAGATAATTATTCAGTCATTTTTGGGGGAGAACAAGAAGATGCAGGTAAGTCTTTTCGTGACTTAGGGATTTCTATGTTGCTTGCAGTGGCTGTGATTTTTGGAATCTTTATTGTATATTTCAATTCTGTGGGAACCACAACAGTGATCATAGGTTCCATTCCTTTTGGAATCGTAGGTGTACTTTTTGCACTTATGACTCATGGAATGCCACTGAGTTTTATGAGCACACTTGCCATCGTAGCTCTCAGTGGATCGATCGTTGCCAATACTTTGATTTTGATCACTTTTATTGAAGAATTACGAATGCAAGGAATGTCGATAGAAGATGCGATCATCAATGGTGGTGCGATTCGTTTGCGTCCTATCTTTTTGACTACAATTAGTACTGTGATTGGTCTTGTGCCAAGTGCTTATGGAATACCAACACTTGATCCATTTGTGCAACCGCTTTCTCTTGCTTTTGGTTGGGGTTTGTTCTTTGCTACAGGGGTAACTTTGGTTTTTGTTCCCGTGTTATACCGGATCAAAGAAGACTTTAAACATATCTTTTCGAAAATTTCTTTCTCAAGAATTTTTGGAAGCCGTTAG
- a CDS encoding phosphorylase, producing MLPFNINQTLVTGAFEGEVGLLRASGKFPHLQVMGIGNLEAAVNLSDYLFRNKEIRHIVFFGSCGAYEWSGIPTKSFVSPNIIYTKELGHVLKLSKQIPESPEFYQLVPDKTFRTVQGNAPTTITLKELNSPPEPSWKDLEVENLELFGISKIVSRFSITATAYLAVTNQVGPEGSKDWAENWKELSHSLQNQFLEKMRSI from the coding sequence TTGTTACCCTTTAACATTAACCAAACACTAGTTACCGGGGCATTCGAAGGCGAAGTTGGACTCCTTCGGGCTTCGGGAAAATTTCCTCATCTCCAAGTGATGGGGATTGGGAATTTGGAGGCAGCGGTCAATTTATCTGATTATCTCTTTCGAAATAAAGAGATCAGACATATTGTTTTTTTTGGATCTTGTGGGGCTTACGAGTGGAGTGGGATTCCAACAAAATCCTTCGTTTCACCAAACATTATTTATACGAAAGAACTGGGCCATGTTTTAAAATTATCTAAACAAATTCCCGAATCCCCAGAGTTTTATCAATTGGTTCCGGACAAAACCTTTCGAACCGTTCAAGGTAACGCCCCCACTACCATCACTTTAAAAGAATTAAATTCACCTCCCGAACCTTCCTGGAAAGATTTAGAAGTAGAAAACCTAGAACTTTTTGGAATCAGCAAAATTGTTTCCAGATTTTCAATCACTGCCACTGCCTATTTAGCAGTGACCAACCAAGTAGGCCCAGAAGGATCAAAGGATTGGGCCGAGAATTGGAAAGAACTCTCCCATTCATTACAAAATCAATTTTTGGAAAAAATGCGTTCCATTTAA
- a CDS encoding ankyrin repeat domain-containing protein, with translation MKLYLLVVLSFSLLYCNTYTVKGAIIQNNQNLFKRYIKKVDVNWEDMNGHSFLYDAINQGNTEIVNLLIENKVDIHSQDRIGNSALHLASCFGHTEIVISLIKAGASVNERNSFGFSPLICAAHNGHTEIVKTLLQHGANIDEKDKEGSNSLLYASTMGRPEVTKILIEKKANLNLFDKYTWNALTIAIDKDRLEIAKLLIDAKIDLEAKDEDGLTALIDASKKNKTDFIQLLVSGGADLNTKDKDGMTPLMYAAKKNQTQAIEILLKAKANPEIKDIYGRTALIIATQEGHLESIKTLLSFSIDINAKDNYGMTALMYSIYKDHNSATEYLIETNANLFARNYKDTSALDFAIGKKNDKIVELLRKKMALLQKMKQK, from the coding sequence GTGAAACTATACCTTCTAGTCGTTTTAAGTTTTTCGCTTTTATATTGTAATACTTATACAGTTAAAGGTGCGATCATCCAAAACAATCAAAACCTATTCAAACGTTATATCAAAAAAGTAGATGTCAACTGGGAGGATATGAACGGGCATTCCTTTCTTTATGATGCCATCAACCAGGGGAATACGGAAATTGTAAACCTTCTCATTGAAAATAAGGTAGACATCCATTCCCAAGACAGAATAGGAAATTCTGCACTCCACCTAGCTTCTTGTTTTGGTCACACAGAAATTGTAATCTCTTTAATTAAAGCAGGTGCCTCAGTAAACGAAAGAAATAGTTTCGGTTTTTCTCCCCTAATTTGTGCAGCCCACAACGGTCACACAGAAATTGTCAAAACCCTACTCCAACATGGTGCCAATATCGATGAAAAAGACAAAGAAGGTTCAAATTCACTTTTATATGCAAGCACCATGGGTCGACCAGAAGTCACCAAGATACTGATAGAGAAAAAAGCAAATTTGAATTTATTTGATAAATATACATGGAATGCTTTGACCATTGCAATCGACAAAGACCGGCTAGAAATCGCAAAACTTTTGATTGATGCAAAAATAGATTTAGAGGCGAAAGATGAAGACGGATTAACTGCATTAATTGATGCATCAAAGAAAAACAAAACAGACTTTATCCAACTTTTGGTTTCGGGTGGTGCAGACTTGAATACGAAGGATAAAGATGGAATGACCCCTTTGATGTACGCTGCTAAAAAAAATCAAACGCAAGCAATAGAAATTTTACTGAAAGCCAAAGCCAATCCTGAAATCAAAGATATATATGGAAGAACTGCATTAATCATAGCAACACAAGAAGGGCATTTAGAATCCATAAAAACCCTACTAAGTTTTTCAATCGATATAAATGCAAAAGATAATTATGGAATGACTGCCCTAATGTATTCAATCTATAAGGATCATAACTCTGCTACAGAGTATCTGATTGAAACTAATGCTAATTTATTTGCTAGAAATTACAAAGATACATCTGCTTTAGATTTTGCAATTGGCAAAAAAAACGATAAGATTGTGGAACTACTTCGAAAAAAAATGGCTCTGCTACAGAAAATGAAACAGAAATAA
- a CDS encoding glutathione S-transferase family protein, with protein MYQLYSNSRSPYSKRVHIYLGYRNLPYETVTVALEKLENRKRPFLQINPYGKVPVLKDGDFLLAESQAIIRYLEEKHSFESPFFSKEIQSRALLNQAIQRCESEFCFPGSVIYFTKKFVPEEKWDQNRMKDSGKRIGRHFDILEKILESNEYLHENRFGILEVLYAPFIQDIQMLEIKIPVSIENWRKRVLSEPSVARILET; from the coding sequence ATGTATCAATTGTATTCCAATTCTCGTTCCCCTTACAGTAAACGTGTTCATATCTATTTGGGGTATCGAAACCTTCCTTATGAAACTGTTACCGTCGCTTTGGAAAAATTGGAAAATAGAAAGAGACCGTTTTTACAAATCAATCCTTATGGAAAGGTTCCTGTATTAAAGGATGGTGACTTTTTACTTGCTGAATCACAGGCAATCATTCGTTATCTGGAAGAAAAACATTCCTTTGAATCTCCTTTTTTTTCGAAAGAGATCCAATCTAGAGCCCTTTTAAACCAAGCCATCCAACGTTGTGAATCCGAGTTTTGTTTTCCGGGAAGTGTCATTTATTTTACGAAGAAATTTGTTCCAGAAGAGAAATGGGATCAGAACCGAATGAAAGATTCTGGCAAACGCATTGGACGTCATTTCGATATTTTAGAAAAGATTTTGGAATCCAATGAATATTTACATGAAAACAGGTTTGGTATTTTAGAAGTTCTTTATGCACCTTTTATTCAAGACATTCAAATGTTGGAAATAAAGATACCTGTTTCAATAGAAAATTGGAGGAAACGTGTGTTGTCCGAACCAAGTGTCGCTAGAATTTTGGAGACTTAG
- a CDS encoding Tll0287-like domain-containing protein — MIRLLFSVLKLVFGLLVLIPLWQCQKEKPNYEEIAISITNEAKSNLVKKLTAAMAEGGTKQAIPFCKLNAVGFTNQLGQKHKVELRRITSKPRNISNSLSPEEEKIFLEIEKLKTNEGVFPHQTRTSDDSVTFYIPIPVMGFCLQCHGNSNEIQKETKQILNQEYPNDKAIGYKVGELRGLFSVKFPK; from the coding sequence ATGATAAGATTACTTTTCTCTGTTCTGAAACTTGTTTTTGGGCTCCTAGTTTTGATCCCTCTCTGGCAATGCCAAAAAGAGAAACCTAACTATGAAGAAATTGCCATTTCCATTACGAATGAAGCCAAATCAAATTTAGTAAAAAAACTGACAGCAGCAATGGCAGAGGGAGGAACCAAACAGGCCATACCGTTTTGTAAATTGAATGCTGTTGGGTTTACAAACCAGCTCGGTCAGAAACATAAAGTCGAACTTCGCCGGATCACAAGTAAACCTCGAAATATCTCGAATTCTCTTTCCCCAGAAGAAGAGAAGATTTTTTTAGAAATAGAAAAATTAAAAACAAATGAAGGTGTATTTCCACACCAAACCCGAACGTCGGATGATTCTGTGACCTTTTACATTCCAATTCCTGTTATGGGTTTTTGCCTCCAATGCCATGGAAACTCCAATGAGATTCAGAAAGAGACAAAACAAATTCTAAACCAAGAATATCCCAATGATAAAGCCATTGGTTATAAAGTTGGGGAACTGAGAGGACTCTTTTCGGTAAAGTTTCCGAAATAA